A genome region from Hevea brasiliensis isolate MT/VB/25A 57/8 chromosome 7, ASM3005281v1, whole genome shotgun sequence includes the following:
- the LOC131181371 gene encoding uncharacterized protein LOC131181371, with product MVPYEALYGRKCKTPLCWTELGEDKLIGPDLVKQIEEKVKIIKDNLKVASDRQKSYADLKRKDIEYKVGDKVFLKVSPLKKVLKFGKKDKLTPRFIGLYEIIKRVGSVAYRLALPSELDKIHNVFHISMLRRFRSDPSHVLSVETIDIQLDLTYKEEPVKILA from the coding sequence aTGGTACCATATGAGgctttgtatggaagaaaatgtaaaaCGCCTCTGTGTTGGACTGAGCTTGGTGAAGATAAGTTAAtaggaccagacttggtgaaacaaattgaggagaaagtaaagatcaTTAAGgataatttgaaagttgcctcagatagacagaaatcttatgcagaTTTAAAGAGGAAAGATATTGAGTATAAGGTTGGTGATAAAGTCTTTTTAAAGGTGTCACCATTAAAGAAGGTGCTCAAATTTGGGAAGAAGGATAAGTTAACCCCTAGGTTTATCGGTCTATACGAGATCATCAAACGTGTTGGTTCGGTAGCTTATAGACTAGCATTACcgtcagagctggacaagattcacaatgtatttcATATCTCAATGCTAAGGAGATTCAGATCAGATCCCTCACATGTCTTATCAGTGGAGACCATTGACATACAACTTGATTTGACATATAAGGAGGAACCAGTAAAGATCTTAGCATGA